One Gordonia sp. SID5947 genomic region harbors:
- a CDS encoding acyl-CoA dehydrogenase family protein produces the protein MTIATSSEQIAVCDAIATWAQGVQTTELVRADIDKPADQWTGLLAQLAEFGVFAAALPEEHGGFGATFTDVAAMVEQCGRSLVPGPIGPIVAAALGLSRSTDDRAAGLLARLAAGEVSAAAPVSAFAGADAPALRDGAVDLGSVPGYVDGCALLIPLRGADDGLEWRILPPGVGVFDVTPQAPVSGTESVSRVRVTSVEPSNLIALDGPDLVAGVLSATLAAYQSGVARWSLDTAVDYAKVRTQFGAPIGSFQAIKHICADMLCRSEELTAVAWDLARAVDDVLGGVEPESAQAQLAMSRCAADTIVADAAVANAKDCVQVLGGIGFTFEHDAHLYLRSAMGARALLGQAARARRELGRLGLQGARRGFEIDLSSVEQQRPEVREAVASIKAADPGRQRQVMAESGYLMPHWPKPYGLSAEPALQLLIDGEFDRAGVVRPDLVIGAWAIPTILEHGTDAQRDRFVGPTLAGDIVWCQLFSEPEAGSDLAALRTKATRVDGGWRLQGQKIWTSQAHNATWGVCLARTDPDAPKHKGITYFLVDMASAGIDIRPLRELTGRANFNEVFLDDVFVPDDCVVGEINGGWRLARTTLANERVAMGGSGLGKEMDALLRQVVGMSRALEPDEMATLGGLVAEAHVGQVIDARAVTQRLAGHDPGALSSVRKLLGVHHRQGVPEFALDLLGTDAVVAGDASDVFLQNRCLSIAGGTTQILRTAAAERILGLPRG, from the coding sequence GTGACAATCGCCACGTCAAGCGAACAGATCGCCGTCTGTGACGCGATCGCAACCTGGGCGCAGGGTGTCCAGACCACCGAACTGGTCCGCGCCGATATCGACAAACCGGCGGACCAATGGACCGGGCTGCTCGCCCAACTCGCCGAATTCGGCGTGTTCGCGGCAGCGCTGCCCGAGGAACACGGGGGTTTCGGCGCCACCTTCACCGACGTCGCCGCGATGGTCGAGCAGTGCGGCCGCAGCCTCGTGCCGGGGCCGATCGGTCCGATCGTCGCAGCGGCTCTCGGTCTCTCCCGCAGCACCGACGACCGGGCCGCGGGATTGCTCGCCCGGCTCGCGGCGGGCGAGGTGTCCGCGGCCGCCCCGGTGAGCGCCTTCGCGGGCGCCGACGCCCCGGCACTCCGCGACGGAGCGGTCGACCTCGGATCGGTGCCCGGCTATGTCGACGGCTGCGCTCTGCTGATCCCGTTGCGGGGCGCCGACGACGGTCTCGAATGGCGGATTCTCCCGCCTGGCGTCGGCGTGTTCGACGTGACGCCCCAGGCGCCGGTCAGCGGTACCGAGTCGGTGTCACGGGTACGCGTCACCTCGGTCGAACCGTCGAACCTCATCGCCCTCGACGGCCCGGATCTCGTGGCGGGTGTCCTCTCCGCGACTCTCGCCGCCTATCAGAGCGGGGTCGCCCGATGGTCGCTCGACACCGCGGTCGACTACGCGAAGGTCCGCACCCAGTTCGGTGCGCCGATCGGTTCGTTCCAGGCCATCAAACACATCTGCGCAGACATGCTCTGCCGGAGTGAAGAACTCACCGCGGTCGCGTGGGACCTCGCGCGCGCTGTCGACGACGTGCTCGGTGGCGTGGAACCCGAAAGCGCGCAGGCTCAACTCGCGATGAGCCGGTGCGCTGCCGACACGATCGTCGCCGACGCCGCGGTCGCCAACGCCAAGGACTGCGTCCAGGTGCTCGGCGGCATCGGCTTCACTTTTGAGCACGACGCCCACCTCTACCTGCGTTCGGCCATGGGTGCGCGGGCACTCCTCGGCCAGGCCGCCCGCGCTCGTCGTGAGCTGGGACGCCTCGGTCTGCAGGGCGCGCGTCGGGGGTTCGAGATCGACCTGTCCTCGGTCGAGCAGCAGCGTCCTGAAGTGCGCGAAGCGGTTGCGTCGATCAAGGCCGCCGATCCGGGTCGGCAACGTCAGGTGATGGCGGAATCGGGCTATCTCATGCCCCACTGGCCCAAGCCGTATGGCCTGTCGGCCGAGCCGGCACTGCAACTGCTCATCGACGGAGAGTTCGACCGGGCTGGTGTGGTCCGTCCGGATCTGGTGATCGGCGCGTGGGCCATCCCGACGATCCTCGAACACGGCACCGATGCTCAGCGTGACCGATTCGTCGGACCGACACTCGCCGGCGACATCGTCTGGTGCCAGTTGTTCAGCGAACCCGAGGCCGGATCGGATCTCGCCGCCCTGCGGACGAAGGCCACCCGGGTCGACGGCGGCTGGCGGCTGCAGGGGCAGAAGATCTGGACCTCTCAGGCGCACAACGCCACCTGGGGTGTCTGCCTGGCGCGGACAGATCCGGACGCACCTAAGCACAAGGGCATCACATACTTCCTGGTCGACATGGCGTCCGCGGGTATCGACATCAGACCGCTGCGAGAACTCACCGGCCGCGCCAACTTCAACGAGGTCTTCCTCGACGACGTGTTCGTACCCGACGACTGCGTGGTCGGGGAGATCAACGGTGGATGGCGGTTGGCCCGAACCACTCTCGCCAACGAGCGGGTGGCCATGGGCGGATCGGGACTGGGCAAAGAGATGGACGCCCTGCTGCGACAGGTCGTCGGCATGAGCCGGGCGCTCGAGCCCGACGAGATGGCGACGCTCGGTGGCCTGGTCGCAGAGGCTCACGTCGGTCAGGTGATCGATGCCCGCGCGGTCACCCAGCGGTTGGCCGGTCACGATCCCGGTGCGCTGTCGAGTGTGCGAAAGCTGCTTGGCGTCCACCACCGGCAGGGGGTTCCGGAGTTCGCTCTTGACCTACTCGGCACAGACGCCGTGGTGGCCGGGGACGCTTCCGACGTGTTCCTCCAGAACCGGTGCCTGTCGATCGCCGGCGGGACGACGCAGATCCTGCGGACCGCGGCCGCGGAACGAATTCTCGGTTTGCCCCGCGGGTGA
- a CDS encoding TetR family transcriptional regulator, translating to MSHEVTSEGAGDSSDVEVDRGGRPASTSPRELAAAAQRLFLRDGFEQTTVEDIAAAVGVSRRTFFRYFATKADVVWVESDAELDHFRAMIAESAPSMNPVDVVEGAFIAAIDHGLAEDEWARHRAELILRAAAVQAQAGAVYRRWRTVIADFVAERTGGRPDDEYPLAVAYAAMAASSAGHERWLADPSARLAESLRPMFALMVPRGPDVTTD from the coding sequence ATGAGCCATGAGGTGACGTCAGAGGGCGCAGGGGATTCCTCGGATGTCGAGGTCGATCGGGGTGGGCGCCCGGCGAGTACCAGTCCGCGCGAACTCGCCGCGGCCGCGCAGCGCCTGTTCCTGCGTGACGGGTTCGAACAGACGACGGTGGAAGACATTGCGGCCGCGGTCGGCGTCAGCCGTCGGACATTCTTCCGGTACTTCGCGACCAAGGCCGACGTGGTGTGGGTGGAGTCGGACGCCGAACTCGACCATTTCCGCGCGATGATCGCGGAGTCGGCGCCGTCGATGAATCCGGTCGACGTGGTCGAGGGCGCCTTCATCGCGGCGATCGACCACGGTCTCGCGGAGGACGAGTGGGCCCGGCATCGAGCGGAATTGATCCTGCGGGCAGCGGCGGTCCAGGCGCAGGCCGGTGCCGTCTATCGGCGATGGCGTACCGTCATCGCCGATTTCGTCGCGGAACGTACCGGGGGCCGGCCCGATGACGAGTATCCGTTGGCCGTCGCGTATGCCGCCATGGCCGCGTCGTCGGCGGGCCATGAGCGGTGGTTGGCCGACCCCTCCGCCCGGCTGGCCGAGAGTCTCCGGCCGATGTTCGCCCTCATGGTTCCGCGTGGCCCGGACGTCACAACTGACTAA
- a CDS encoding acyl-CoA dehydrogenase family protein gives MFIDLTTEQKALRAELREYFANLVGPADAEAMLVERHGETYRKVIRQMGKDGWLGVGWPKEYGGKGFGEIEQQIFTNEAIRADVPLPAVTLQTVGPTLQVHGTPELKDKFLPDILAGEVHFAIGYTEPEAGTDLASLTTSAVLDGDHYVVNGQKIFTTGAHDADYIWLAVRTDKEAPKHKGISILIVDTKDPGFSWTPIITADGAHHVNATYYNDVRVPVSMRVGDEGGGWKLITTQLNHERVMLGPAGRIDGLAARIRDWSRQPGSDGTVIAKHPDVRRALAEIEAYARINELLNWQVASTGEAISMADAAATKVFATERLQHIGRLINEIVGRYGDFTDPETAALVEWLDVQQKRNVVITFGGGVNEVMRDMIATSGLGLPRAKR, from the coding sequence ATGTTCATTGATCTCACGACGGAGCAGAAGGCATTACGTGCCGAACTTCGTGAGTATTTCGCGAACCTGGTCGGCCCCGCCGATGCGGAGGCGATGCTCGTCGAGCGACACGGCGAGACGTACCGCAAGGTGATCCGACAGATGGGCAAAGACGGTTGGCTCGGAGTCGGCTGGCCGAAAGAGTACGGCGGCAAGGGGTTCGGTGAGATCGAGCAGCAGATCTTCACCAACGAGGCGATTCGTGCCGATGTGCCGCTGCCCGCGGTGACGCTGCAGACGGTGGGACCCACGCTGCAGGTGCACGGGACACCGGAACTCAAGGACAAGTTCCTGCCCGACATCCTCGCGGGTGAGGTGCATTTCGCGATCGGGTACACCGAGCCCGAGGCGGGCACCGACCTCGCGTCGCTGACCACGAGCGCGGTGCTCGACGGGGATCACTATGTGGTGAACGGACAGAAGATCTTCACCACCGGCGCGCACGACGCCGACTACATCTGGCTGGCTGTCCGGACCGACAAGGAAGCCCCCAAGCACAAGGGCATCTCGATCCTGATCGTCGACACCAAGGACCCAGGGTTCAGTTGGACGCCGATCATCACCGCCGACGGTGCGCATCACGTGAATGCGACGTATTACAACGATGTGCGTGTCCCGGTGTCGATGCGTGTCGGCGACGAGGGCGGCGGATGGAAACTGATCACGACGCAGCTCAATCACGAGCGGGTCATGCTCGGCCCGGCCGGGCGGATCGACGGACTCGCGGCCCGCATCAGGGACTGGTCTCGGCAGCCCGGGTCCGACGGCACAGTGATCGCGAAGCATCCCGATGTGCGGCGCGCGCTCGCCGAGATCGAGGCTTACGCACGGATCAACGAACTGCTCAACTGGCAGGTTGCCTCCACCGGAGAGGCGATCTCGATGGCCGATGCCGCAGCGACCAAGGTGTTCGCCACCGAACGACTGCAGCACATCGGACGCCTGATCAACGAGATCGTCGGTCGCTATGGCGATTTCACAGATCCAGAGACCGCGGCGCTGGTCGAATGGCTGGACGTTCAGCAGAAACGCAACGTGGTGATCACCTTCGGCGGCGGTGTCAACGAGGTGATGCGCGACATGATCGCGACGTCCGGACTGGGATTGCCGAGGGCCAAGCGATGA
- a CDS encoding acyl-CoA synthetase has translation MKFNLADVFETVADSVPERIALSYQGRQIDYAELDGLANQVAHLLSGAGIGAHDNVSLFLKNSVEHVTSLLGLLKIRAVPVNINYRYTNPELQYIFDNSDSRAIIVELPEHQRSVAALLPELPSVRTVLVIGEVENELSDAAVDLPGDRSVEIVSFADAETKSAERDFEARNGEELYLLYTGGTTGYPKGVMWQHDDFFRKPLSGGNPYGEARKDLAEIATAVKDFPSIAFLLAAPLMHGAASYSLFTFFTLGGRLVIERDFDPVAIVSTVEAEKVQIILIVGDAMGMPLVEEFERRVGEVDLSSLFSVTSGGAIWSQHVRDRFLAVKSDLVLRDNFGASESGNDGEIMMDENGNLRVPPTDRMMVVDESLNKIEPGSGDVGYIARIGNVPLGYYKDEAKTAKTFPTLPDGTRISILGDMGTVEADGTIVFLGRGSQCINTGGEKVYAEEVEAELHAHPAVADALVVPVPDERYGQRVAAVIQVADGAIEPTIEEIQEHCRKTLARYKVPRTVVYVDEVKRTPAGKADYRWAKNAAADASETAAAAT, from the coding sequence ATGAAGTTCAATCTGGCCGACGTGTTCGAAACGGTCGCCGATTCGGTGCCCGAGCGCATCGCGTTGAGCTACCAGGGGCGGCAGATCGACTACGCCGAACTCGACGGCCTGGCCAACCAGGTCGCACACCTGTTGTCCGGGGCGGGGATCGGCGCCCACGACAACGTCTCGCTGTTCCTGAAGAACAGTGTCGAGCACGTGACGAGCCTCCTGGGTCTGCTCAAGATCCGTGCCGTACCGGTGAACATCAATTACCGCTACACCAACCCCGAGCTCCAGTACATCTTTGACAACTCGGATTCGCGGGCGATCATCGTCGAGTTGCCGGAGCATCAGCGCAGTGTGGCCGCGCTATTGCCCGAGTTGCCCTCGGTCCGTACCGTTCTGGTGATCGGCGAGGTCGAGAACGAACTCTCCGATGCGGCGGTGGATCTGCCGGGGGACCGGTCGGTGGAGATCGTCTCGTTCGCCGACGCGGAGACCAAGTCCGCCGAGCGCGACTTCGAGGCCCGCAACGGTGAAGAGCTGTACCTCCTCTACACCGGCGGGACGACGGGTTATCCCAAGGGCGTCATGTGGCAGCACGACGACTTCTTCCGCAAGCCGCTGTCGGGAGGTAACCCGTACGGCGAGGCGCGTAAAGACCTGGCCGAGATCGCCACCGCGGTCAAGGATTTCCCGTCGATCGCCTTCCTTCTCGCCGCGCCGCTGATGCACGGTGCCGCGTCGTACTCGCTGTTCACCTTCTTCACCCTCGGTGGTCGGCTCGTCATCGAGCGCGACTTCGATCCGGTCGCGATCGTCTCCACGGTGGAGGCCGAGAAGGTCCAGATCATCCTGATCGTCGGCGACGCGATGGGTATGCCGCTGGTCGAGGAGTTCGAACGCAGGGTCGGAGAGGTCGACCTGTCGTCGCTGTTCTCGGTCACGTCGGGGGGCGCCATCTGGTCGCAGCATGTGCGTGACCGGTTCCTGGCGGTGAAGTCGGACCTGGTGCTGCGCGACAACTTCGGCGCCTCGGAGTCGGGCAACGACGGCGAGATCATGATGGACGAGAACGGAAATCTTCGCGTCCCGCCGACCGATCGGATGATGGTGGTCGACGAGTCGCTCAACAAGATCGAGCCCGGTTCCGGCGATGTCGGCTACATCGCGCGCATCGGCAATGTGCCGCTGGGCTATTACAAGGACGAGGCGAAGACCGCGAAGACCTTCCCGACCTTGCCGGACGGCACGCGGATCTCGATCCTCGGCGACATGGGCACGGTGGAGGCCGACGGCACGATCGTGTTCCTCGGCCGCGGCTCACAGTGCATCAACACCGGCGGCGAGAAGGTGTACGCCGAGGAGGTCGAGGCTGAACTGCACGCTCACCCCGCGGTCGCCGACGCGTTGGTCGTGCCGGTGCCCGACGAGCGTTACGGTCAGCGCGTGGCAGCTGTCATCCAGGTGGCCGACGGTGCGATCGAACCGACCATCGAGGAGATCCAGGAGCACTGCCGGAAGACGCTCGCGCGGTACAAGGTTCCGCGCACCGTGGTGTACGTCGACGAGGTCAAGCGCACCCCGGCGGGCAAGGCCGATTACCGGTGGGCCAAGAACGCCGCCGCCGATGCCAGTGAGACCGCCGCCGCTGCCACGTAG
- a CDS encoding alpha/beta hydrolase family protein encodes MGSAAASAAPVPDPAVSRIETVIHDTKQQVTAIVYSASMRRMIPITVLRPRDTSKPRPTFYLLNGAGGGEDSATWAAKTDYVKFFADKNVNVVTPIGGAFSYYTDWQRDDPVLGRNKWQTFLAKELPPLIDKEFGTTKVNAIAGISMAGTSVLNLAIAAPRLYRSVAAYSGCARTSDPLGQAYIRMVVADRGQANLDNMWGPVGGPGWRENDPYLNAAKLRSTKVYMTAGTGLPGPYDRPEARLVQGNPLTLANQVVLGGVIEAAVNSCTQQMAARLRGLRVPMTTISRPTGTHSWEYWESDLRRTWPMISADLNRTAAPVQKPAPA; translated from the coding sequence ATGGGCTCGGCGGCCGCGTCCGCCGCGCCCGTGCCCGACCCCGCCGTGTCCCGGATCGAAACGGTCATCCACGACACCAAGCAGCAGGTCACCGCCATCGTGTATTCGGCGTCGATGCGTCGCATGATCCCGATCACGGTCCTGCGTCCGCGCGACACGAGTAAGCCTCGCCCGACCTTCTACCTGCTCAACGGAGCGGGCGGGGGTGAGGACTCCGCGACCTGGGCGGCCAAGACCGACTACGTGAAATTCTTCGCGGACAAGAACGTCAACGTCGTGACACCGATCGGTGGCGCCTTCTCGTATTACACCGATTGGCAGCGCGACGATCCGGTCCTGGGGCGCAACAAATGGCAGACGTTCCTCGCCAAGGAACTGCCGCCCCTGATCGACAAGGAATTCGGCACGACGAAGGTCAACGCGATCGCCGGTATCTCGATGGCCGGCACCTCGGTGCTGAACCTCGCGATCGCCGCGCCACGCCTCTATCGTTCGGTCGCCGCGTACAGCGGCTGCGCGCGGACCAGTGACCCATTGGGGCAGGCCTACATTCGCATGGTCGTCGCCGACCGCGGACAAGCGAATCTGGACAACATGTGGGGACCGGTCGGTGGGCCGGGCTGGCGGGAGAACGATCCATACCTCAACGCCGCCAAGCTGCGCAGCACCAAGGTGTACATGACTGCCGGCACCGGTCTGCCCGGACCATATGACCGCCCCGAAGCACGTCTGGTGCAAGGCAATCCGCTGACCTTGGCCAACCAGGTGGTCCTCGGCGGTGTCATCGAGGCCGCGGTCAACTCCTGCACCCAGCAGATGGCTGCGCGACTGCGGGGGCTTCGCGTCCCGATGACGACGATCTCGCGCCCCACCGGCACGCACTCCTGGGAGTACTGGGAGTCGGACCTGCGGCGTACCTGGCCGATGATCTCCGCCGACCTGAATCGCACAGCGGCCCCGGTCCAGAAGCCGGCGCCCGCATAG
- a CDS encoding enoyl-CoA hydratase — MSDLETIVVEQDGRVGIITLNRPEALNALNTTLMNEVVTAATDFDHDPAIGAIVITGSERAFAAGADIKEMSSKSYSDVVTESFFGAWDELSRLRTPIVAAVTGYALGGGCELAMLCDILIAGDNAVFGQPEINLGVIPGIGGSQRLTRAVGKAKAMDMILTGRNMKIDEADRLGLVSRVVAAEDCLGTAKEVAATIASKSFIAASLAKDAVNRAFESGLAEGVRAERALFYSTFATDDQTEGMAAFVEKRDPMFTHS, encoded by the coding sequence ATGTCTGACCTGGAGACAATCGTCGTCGAACAGGACGGTCGAGTAGGCATCATCACGCTCAACCGACCCGAGGCACTGAATGCCCTCAACACCACCCTTATGAACGAGGTGGTCACTGCGGCAACTGATTTCGACCATGATCCCGCCATCGGCGCCATCGTGATCACCGGCTCGGAGCGCGCCTTCGCAGCCGGCGCCGACATCAAGGAGATGTCGTCCAAGTCCTACAGCGACGTGGTGACGGAATCCTTCTTCGGCGCCTGGGACGAGCTTTCGCGCCTGCGCACGCCGATTGTCGCGGCAGTCACGGGTTACGCGCTCGGAGGAGGCTGCGAACTCGCGATGCTCTGCGACATCCTGATCGCGGGGGACAACGCAGTCTTCGGGCAGCCGGAGATCAATCTCGGCGTCATCCCGGGAATCGGTGGGTCGCAACGACTCACGCGCGCCGTCGGCAAGGCGAAGGCGATGGACATGATCCTCACGGGCCGCAACATGAAGATCGACGAGGCCGATCGGCTCGGACTGGTGTCGCGGGTGGTCGCGGCGGAGGATTGTCTCGGCACCGCGAAAGAGGTCGCGGCAACCATCGCTTCCAAGTCGTTCATCGCTGCGTCGCTGGCGAAGGACGCCGTCAACCGGGCATTCGAATCGGGTCTCGCCGAGGGCGTCCGGGCCGAGCGGGCGTTGTTCTACTCGACGTTTGCCACCGATGACCAGACCGAAGGTATGGCTGCCTTCGTCGAGAAGCGCGACCCGATGTTCACGCACAGCTGA
- a CDS encoding MaoC family dehydratase yields the protein MTALAPQPVRVADTLPPLKIEATPTFVVATALATRDFQDVHHDRDLAQAKGSKDIFVNILTDTGLVERFVTDWAGPTARIRSISLKLGVPWYAYDSVTFAGEVTDVTDGVITVAVTGTNSLGKHVISTVTLTHGQTTEGRA from the coding sequence GTGACGGCTCTTGCGCCGCAACCGGTGCGCGTGGCAGACACGCTGCCGCCACTTAAGATCGAGGCCACGCCGACGTTCGTCGTCGCGACCGCCCTGGCCACCCGCGACTTCCAGGACGTGCATCACGACCGTGATCTGGCGCAGGCCAAGGGTTCCAAGGACATCTTTGTCAACATCCTCACCGACACGGGTCTGGTGGAACGCTTTGTCACGGACTGGGCGGGCCCGACCGCCCGGATTCGGTCGATCTCGTTGAAACTCGGCGTGCCGTGGTACGCCTACGACTCGGTCACCTTCGCCGGCGAGGTCACCGACGTCACCGACGGCGTGATCACCGTCGCGGTCACCGGGACCAATTCCCTGGGCAAGCACGTGATCTCGACGGTCACGCTCACCCACGGACAGACCACGGAAGGAAGGGCGTGA
- a CDS encoding acyl-CoA dehydrogenase family protein encodes MDFALDDTAVAVRDAAAEVFARHQPDWETKFGQRGFGAEVTGAFDDVLWRSITDAGLMALPLPAEFDGDDVAVIDLLPLLRKMGESAAVTPALGTLTSALTLGHASEASRAAWAPTLQGAAWHAVAIGEQGDTLTQTPRTTIRDGRLTGTKTGVLHADGATALVVSTDGGVVMVAADKPGVTITRTPTSSGWGEYTVRFDGVEIAESDVLTSDVAVLRDRYRLVLSAYADGLMAGATRLTADHVTGRDQFGKPIALFQAVGQQLADIYVIERSMDLATTAAAWRMSEGLDATQDLGIACYWLAAEIPATMRTMTHLHGGIGVDVTYPLHRYFSIAKDLARLIGGADARLDEVADDSDARLDSKAQAAHVH; translated from the coding sequence GTGGACTTTGCCCTCGACGACACGGCGGTCGCGGTACGCGATGCCGCCGCGGAGGTTTTTGCCCGGCACCAGCCGGACTGGGAGACCAAGTTCGGTCAGCGGGGTTTCGGCGCCGAGGTGACGGGCGCGTTCGACGACGTTCTCTGGCGTTCGATCACCGACGCCGGCCTGATGGCGCTACCGCTCCCGGCAGAGTTCGACGGTGACGACGTCGCCGTGATCGATCTGCTGCCGTTGTTGCGGAAGATGGGGGAGTCCGCGGCGGTGACGCCCGCGCTCGGAACTCTCACGTCGGCGCTCACACTGGGGCACGCGTCGGAGGCCTCCCGCGCCGCGTGGGCACCGACGTTGCAGGGGGCGGCGTGGCACGCGGTGGCGATCGGCGAGCAGGGTGACACCCTGACGCAGACGCCGCGCACCACGATCCGTGACGGACGGCTCACCGGTACCAAGACCGGGGTGCTGCATGCCGACGGTGCGACGGCGCTGGTGGTCTCGACCGACGGCGGTGTCGTGATGGTGGCCGCCGACAAGCCCGGCGTCACCATCACCCGTACCCCGACGTCGAGCGGTTGGGGTGAGTACACGGTGCGTTTCGACGGTGTCGAGATCGCCGAATCCGATGTCCTGACCTCTGATGTCGCGGTGCTGCGCGATCGCTACCGGTTGGTGTTGTCGGCCTACGCCGACGGATTGATGGCCGGCGCGACCCGGCTCACCGCCGATCACGTCACCGGGCGTGACCAGTTCGGCAAGCCGATCGCGCTCTTCCAAGCGGTGGGTCAGCAACTTGCGGACATCTATGTGATCGAGCGGTCGATGGACCTCGCGACCACTGCCGCGGCATGGCGGATGTCCGAAGGGCTCGACGCCACACAGGATCTCGGGATCGCGTGCTATTGGCTCGCGGCAGAGATCCCGGCGACCATGCGCACCATGACCCACCTGCACGGCGGGATCGGCGTGGACGTCACCTACCCCCTGCACCGCTACTTCTCCATCGCCAAGGATCTCGCCCGGCTGATCGGCGGTGCCGATGCCCGTCTGGACGAGGTGGCCGACGACTCGGATGCGCGGCTCGATTCGAAAGCGCAGGCAGCACATGTTCATTGA
- a CDS encoding OB-fold domain-containing protein, producing the protein MSAPNSVSAEDIRTRADAIKADGRSAPVTGRDPINQPMINNWVEAMGDENPIYVDESSARAAGHPGVVAPPAMAQVWTMRGLHGQRTTDDPLGRASELFDDAGYTSVVATNCDTVYHRYTKPGEEVSLSAELVDVVGPKNTALGEGWFFTTRNVWSVGDEVVAEMSFRILKFRPPSAETEADVSAAVPDDLDPTRMLKPSASRDTAFFWDGVAQHELRVQKVADGSLRHPPIPATWKPRRPDGVVPETDYVVATGRGTVYSYVVHHAPKVPGRQLPFVVALVELDEGVRMLGELRGIAPDEVRVGLPVEAIYLDFPADAGADAWTLYAFTPVDEEGKP; encoded by the coding sequence ATGAGCGCGCCGAACTCGGTGAGCGCCGAAGACATCCGCACCCGGGCCGACGCCATCAAGGCGGACGGTCGCAGCGCCCCCGTCACCGGACGCGATCCGATCAATCAGCCGATGATCAACAACTGGGTCGAGGCGATGGGGGACGAGAATCCCATCTACGTCGACGAATCGTCGGCGCGTGCGGCCGGCCATCCGGGCGTTGTCGCTCCGCCGGCAATGGCCCAGGTCTGGACGATGCGTGGCCTGCACGGTCAGCGCACCACCGATGACCCGTTGGGCCGCGCCAGTGAACTGTTCGACGACGCGGGGTACACCTCGGTCGTCGCGACCAACTGCGACACCGTTTATCACCGTTACACCAAACCGGGCGAAGAGGTCAGCCTGTCGGCAGAGCTCGTCGATGTGGTGGGCCCCAAGAACACCGCACTCGGCGAGGGATGGTTCTTCACCACCCGCAACGTGTGGTCGGTGGGCGACGAGGTGGTCGCCGAGATGTCGTTCCGCATCCTGAAGTTCCGCCCACCGTCGGCAGAGACGGAGGCAGATGTCTCGGCCGCCGTGCCCGACGACCTCGATCCGACTCGCATGCTCAAGCCGAGCGCCTCCCGGGACACCGCATTCTTCTGGGATGGGGTCGCGCAGCACGAGTTGCGCGTGCAGAAGGTGGCCGACGGGTCGCTGCGACATCCGCCCATTCCGGCCACGTGGAAACCGCGCCGACCGGACGGGGTCGTCCCGGAGACGGATTACGTGGTCGCGACGGGTCGCGGGACCGTCTACAGCTACGTGGTCCATCACGCGCCCAAGGTCCCCGGACGCCAACTGCCCTTTGTGGTGGCCCTCGTCGAACTCGACGAAGGGGTGCGCATGCTGGGCGAACTCCGCGGCATCGCGCCCGACGAGGTGCGGGTCGGGTTGCCGGTCGAGGCGATCTACCTCGACTTCCCGGCCGACGCGGGCGCGGACGCGTGGACCCTGTACGCATTCACACCCGTCGACGAGGAGGGGAAGCCGTGA
- the kstR gene encoding cholesterol catabolism transcriptional regulator KstR codes for MARSAPASASVDTAATSAPTAGTASGGTETGSSAQRERRRRILDATLALASKGGYDAVQMRTVADKADVAVGTLYRYFPSKVHLLVTALAREFERVEARVDRSQLRGDTAVERLRHVLDMITYAMQRDPLLTEAMTRAFMFADASATAEVDQVAGIIDRLLAGAMVGSGEPGEDDLAIARVLSDVWMSNLVQWLTRRASATDVTNRLELTVRLLLKDRAD; via the coding sequence ATGGCACGTTCTGCACCGGCAAGCGCCTCCGTCGACACGGCGGCAACCTCCGCCCCGACGGCCGGCACTGCGTCGGGAGGAACCGAAACCGGCTCGTCGGCTCAGCGCGAGCGACGCCGGCGGATCCTCGACGCCACGCTGGCGCTGGCATCCAAGGGCGGCTATGACGCCGTCCAGATGCGGACCGTCGCCGACAAAGCCGACGTCGCCGTCGGGACGCTCTACCGGTACTTCCCGTCGAAGGTCCATCTGCTGGTGACGGCCCTGGCGCGGGAGTTCGAGCGGGTCGAGGCACGCGTCGACCGGTCGCAGCTGCGCGGCGACACCGCCGTCGAACGTCTACGGCATGTCCTCGACATGATCACGTACGCGATGCAGCGCGACCCGCTGCTCACCGAGGCCATGACGAGGGCGTTCATGTTCGCCGACGCATCGGCGACAGCCGAGGTCGATCAGGTTGCGGGCATCATCGATCGCCTGCTCGCGGGCGCAATGGTCGGCAGCGGTGAGCCGGGCGAAGACGATCTGGCGATCGCCCGCGTGCTCTCCGACGTCTGGATGTCGAATCTCGTGCAGTGGCTGACCCGTCGCGCTTCGGCGACCGACGTCACCAACCGTCTCGAGTTGACCGTCCGCCTCCTCCTCAAGGACCGCGCGGACTAG